Proteins encoded within one genomic window of Acidithiobacillus sp. AMEEHan:
- the prfA gene encoding peptide chain release factor 1 — translation MSLSPRLAGQLEQLSLRAEELEHRLASPEILQDPQQYQALSRELGEIQPLRDLLAQQERLQAEREDAQRILREESDAELRALASEELSAAEGELAELEAELRLRLLPKDPQDERNVFIEIRAGTGGEEAALFAGDLARMYTRYAQTKGFDVTVLSASESERGGYREVVLEVSGRGAYSRFKFESGGHRVQRVPDTEAQGRIHTSACTVAVLPEVDEIEGIEIQSSDLRIDTFRASGAGGQHINKTDSAVRITHLPTGLVVACQEDRSQHKNRAKAMALLQARLMEMAQEKQQNATATARRSLIGSGDRSERIRTYNFPQGRVTDHRINLTLYRLEAIIAGDLDPLYEALLREHQADLLQSLGDDA, via the coding sequence ATGAGTCTCAGCCCCCGTTTGGCGGGCCAGCTCGAGCAGTTGAGCCTACGCGCCGAAGAACTCGAACATCGTCTGGCGAGCCCGGAAATCTTGCAGGATCCACAACAGTACCAAGCCTTGTCCCGCGAGCTCGGTGAAATTCAGCCGCTGCGGGACCTGCTCGCGCAACAGGAGCGCCTGCAGGCAGAACGCGAAGATGCCCAACGCATCCTGCGTGAGGAAAGCGATGCCGAGTTGCGCGCCCTGGCGAGCGAGGAGCTATCTGCGGCGGAAGGGGAACTCGCCGAACTCGAGGCCGAGCTGCGCCTGCGCCTGCTCCCCAAAGATCCGCAGGACGAGCGTAACGTCTTTATCGAGATCCGTGCCGGCACCGGCGGCGAGGAAGCGGCATTGTTTGCCGGTGATTTGGCGCGTATGTATACCCGCTATGCCCAGACCAAGGGTTTCGACGTCACCGTCCTCTCCGCCTCGGAATCCGAGCGCGGCGGTTACCGCGAAGTAGTTCTGGAAGTCTCCGGGCGCGGTGCCTATTCCCGCTTCAAGTTCGAATCCGGCGGGCATCGTGTACAACGGGTGCCGGATACCGAGGCGCAGGGGCGCATCCATACCTCGGCCTGCACCGTAGCAGTCCTGCCGGAGGTAGACGAGATCGAAGGGATAGAGATCCAGAGTAGTGATCTGCGCATCGACACCTTCCGCGCCAGTGGTGCCGGTGGCCAGCACATCAACAAGACCGATTCGGCGGTGCGCATCACCCACCTGCCCACGGGCCTCGTGGTAGCCTGCCAGGAAGATCGCTCGCAACACAAGAACCGCGCCAAGGCCATGGCCTTGTTGCAAGCGCGTTTAATGGAGATGGCGCAGGAAAAGCAGCAGAACGCCACCGCAACGGCGCGGCGCTCCCTGATCGGCTCGGGCGACCGCTCGGAACGCATCCGCACGTACAATTTCCCCCAGGGCCGCGTAACCGATCACCGCATCAATCTGACCCTGTATCGCCTGGAGGCGATCATCGCCGGGGACCTAGACCCCCTCTACGAGGCACTCCTGCGCGAACATCAGGCCGATCTTCTGCAAAGCCTGGGTGATGACGCCTGA
- a CDS encoding tetratricopeptide repeat protein, producing MTQTVAKNGGTIRDIDDPMMFAHCPQGLFGLQAAEAGAIVGASRWAGNGMGRKIQWRWLALIVLGVSPWAGASVQLSGESLYYLLSAEFATQQHDSAIAIPAWRHSVDQVPVAPVLAAAAKAAAQLGDLPMALRWAKRWHELAPDDSESARFEAGLLLADGQDSAALELLQATLARFPDDERVSSQLAELLAQHGRFGDAERLLHTVVQNHPHSAAAQLALGRLALLQNQPKRAASAFAEALRLRPDWEEAAVLQAESLRRQGDSLAALQFLQSYCAAHPSAVQARAHLATLYLSLGGQTQAYRVLQQISLLQPDEPKVWGQMLPLALAEADWRGAQRALEHLRELAPHSPLVPYYQGRIAEDQKEWSKAREEYAKLAGTPLADEGQLRIAQTYYAQGQKDKALQELQKIQARHPNDAQIPLLRAQLLQEEADYGDAARVLDQALERNPRDAALWYARGTIAELQKDYAGMEKAMRIVIELRPEDAQAYNFIGYSLLERRQQLAQAGAYLEKAIQLAPEDPNIQDSVGWYYHLQGDQKKALDYLQKAHAQLGDEPEVLAHLGRVLWQLGRQEEARALWRRGLEKHPGSKQLQEALLHP from the coding sequence ATGACTCAAACCGTAGCAAAAAATGGCGGTACCATCCGTGACATTGACGACCCGATGATGTTTGCGCATTGTCCGCAAGGCTTGTTCGGATTGCAAGCCGCTGAGGCTGGCGCTATTGTCGGCGCATCGCGGTGGGCAGGGAATGGTATGGGCAGGAAGATACAGTGGCGTTGGCTGGCCTTGATCGTGCTTGGGGTGTCTCCCTGGGCCGGAGCCAGCGTCCAGTTGTCGGGGGAGAGCCTGTACTATCTCCTCAGTGCCGAGTTTGCCACCCAACAACACGACTCTGCAATCGCTATCCCGGCCTGGAGGCACAGCGTTGATCAGGTCCCTGTGGCGCCAGTTTTGGCGGCGGCAGCGAAGGCTGCGGCGCAGCTCGGAGATCTGCCTATGGCGCTGCGTTGGGCCAAAAGATGGCATGAACTGGCACCTGATGACAGCGAGTCCGCACGCTTTGAAGCGGGGCTGCTCCTCGCCGATGGTCAGGATTCGGCAGCCCTGGAGTTGCTGCAGGCGACATTGGCGCGCTTTCCCGACGATGAGCGGGTGAGCAGCCAGCTGGCCGAGCTGCTGGCACAGCATGGCCGCTTCGGTGATGCAGAACGATTGTTGCACACGGTTGTTCAGAATCATCCGCATTCTGCTGCAGCACAGCTTGCCTTAGGCCGTTTGGCCTTGCTGCAAAATCAACCGAAACGTGCTGCCAGCGCCTTTGCCGAGGCATTACGACTGCGCCCGGACTGGGAGGAAGCAGCGGTATTGCAGGCCGAAAGCCTCCGCCGGCAAGGGGACTCTCTGGCGGCGTTACAGTTTTTGCAGAGCTACTGTGCCGCGCATCCGAGCGCCGTGCAGGCGCGTGCCCATCTCGCCACACTCTATCTTAGCTTGGGTGGGCAAACGCAGGCTTATCGGGTATTGCAGCAGATCAGCCTGTTGCAGCCGGACGAACCCAAAGTCTGGGGCCAAATGTTACCCTTGGCCCTGGCAGAGGCGGACTGGCGCGGTGCCCAGCGGGCACTGGAGCATCTACGCGAGCTGGCTCCCCACTCGCCATTGGTCCCCTATTACCAAGGGCGCATCGCCGAAGATCAAAAGGAGTGGTCGAAGGCGCGGGAGGAGTACGCAAAGCTGGCCGGTACGCCTCTGGCGGACGAAGGGCAGCTGCGCATCGCCCAGACCTATTATGCGCAAGGGCAAAAGGACAAGGCGCTGCAGGAGCTGCAAAAAATCCAGGCACGGCATCCGAACGATGCGCAGATTCCGCTCCTGCGTGCGCAACTGCTCCAGGAAGAGGCCGATTACGGCGATGCCGCACGAGTTCTCGATCAAGCCCTGGAACGCAATCCCCGCGATGCTGCCCTCTGGTATGCCCGTGGCACTATCGCCGAGCTGCAGAAGGACTATGCCGGCATGGAGAAGGCCATGCGTATCGTCATCGAGCTGCGGCCCGAGGACGCGCAAGCCTACAATTTCATCGGCTACAGTCTGCTCGAACGGCGACAGCAACTGGCGCAGGCCGGGGCATATCTCGAAAAGGCCATTCAACTGGCTCCCGAAGACCCCAACATCCAGGATAGCGTAGGTTGGTATTACCACCTGCAGGGCGACCAAAAGAAGGCGCTGGACTATCTCCAGAAGGCCCATGCCCAGCTTGGCGACGAGCCGGAAGTGCTTGCTCATCTGGGGCGCGTCCTCTGGCAGCTGGGGCGCCAGGAGGAAGCGCGTGCCCTGTGGCGGCGTGGCCTCGAGAAACACCCGGGTAGTAAGCAGCTCCAAGAGGCCCTGTTGCACCCATGA
- the mutM gene encoding bifunctional DNA-formamidopyrimidine glycosylase/DNA-(apurinic or apyrimidinic site) lyase — translation MPELPEVEVTRRGIEPHLVGRRIAAVTVREARLRRPVNDDLAARLRGQKITGLRRRGKYLLADLDQGQILLHLGMSGHLRVVPQDTVVQRHDHVDLLLEDGNCLRFHDPRRFGLLLWGEDWAGDPLLQGLGPEPLGSEFDADYLFARSRGHRQAIKSFLMDSRVVVGVGNIYANESLFRAGIDPRRAAGRIALTRLHQLHQAIVEVLQEAIAAGGTTLRDFTRPDGKKGYFRLSLAVYGREKEPCIRCGKALRAARIGGRSTFYCGQCQR, via the coding sequence ATGCCTGAATTGCCCGAGGTAGAGGTGACGCGGCGCGGCATCGAGCCGCATCTCGTAGGCCGGCGCATTGCAGCAGTCACCGTGCGCGAAGCGCGGCTACGGCGGCCGGTCAATGACGACCTCGCTGCCCGCTTACGGGGACAAAAAATCACTGGTCTGCGTCGGCGGGGAAAATACCTCCTGGCCGATCTCGATCAGGGCCAGATCCTGCTGCATCTGGGCATGTCCGGGCATTTGCGCGTCGTGCCACAAGATACCGTCGTGCAACGACATGATCATGTCGACCTGCTCCTGGAAGATGGCAACTGCCTGCGTTTTCATGATCCGCGACGCTTTGGCCTGCTCCTCTGGGGCGAGGACTGGGCTGGCGATCCGTTGTTGCAGGGTCTTGGGCCGGAACCTTTGGGTAGTGAGTTTGATGCGGATTATCTCTTCGCTCGCAGTCGTGGGCATCGGCAAGCCATCAAGAGCTTCCTCATGGATTCCCGCGTCGTTGTCGGTGTAGGCAACATCTACGCCAACGAATCGCTGTTTCGCGCTGGGATCGATCCGCGCCGGGCGGCCGGGCGCATCGCCCTGACCCGCTTGCACCAGTTGCATCAGGCGATCGTGGAAGTATTGCAGGAGGCGATTGCCGCCGGCGGCACCACCCTGCGCGATTTTACCCGACCCGATGGCAAGAAGGGCTATTTTCGACTATCTCTGGCAGTGTACGGACGCGAGAAGGAACCCTGTATCCGCTGCGGCAAAGCACTGCGCGCCGCACGCATCGGGGGGCGCTCGACATTTTACTGTGGGCAGTGCCAGCGCTAG
- the lolB gene encoding lipoprotein insertase outer membrane protein LolB — MKGMLRQNWRMLAIPALLLLGACAQLPAPSGRAQLLLPAEQRAQVLASVHRWTATGQASLRSPRGSQSFGFVWRQQATGEQLRILGPLGNTVAELRDDGAQASLLEANGRHLTASTMSVLLERVLGVALPVAELPQWLLGIPPSGQVDSFDAAGLPERARWGGWQLQYLRYEAVGGLQMPALLQASGPDALQLRIAVSNWQLGQ; from the coding sequence ATGAAAGGCATGCTGCGGCAGAATTGGCGGATGCTGGCGATTCCTGCCTTACTGTTACTTGGCGCCTGCGCGCAGCTGCCCGCGCCAAGTGGTCGCGCGCAGCTTCTCCTGCCGGCTGAGCAACGGGCACAGGTTCTCGCCTCGGTGCATCGGTGGACGGCCACCGGTCAGGCCTCCCTGCGTAGCCCGCGCGGGAGCCAGAGTTTTGGTTTTGTCTGGCGGCAGCAGGCCACCGGCGAGCAGCTCCGCATCCTCGGCCCCCTGGGCAATACGGTTGCCGAGTTGCGCGATGACGGTGCGCAGGCCTCGCTGCTCGAGGCCAATGGCCGGCATCTGACGGCGAGTACCATGAGCGTCTTGCTCGAACGGGTACTGGGGGTTGCATTGCCCGTTGCTGAACTCCCCCAATGGCTGCTGGGTATTCCGCCATCCGGGCAAGTGGATTCCTTTGATGCCGCCGGCCTGCCCGAGCGCGCCCGTTGGGGGGGCTGGCAACTGCAATATCTGCGCTATGAGGCGGTGGGCGGGTTACAGATGCCGGCGCTTTTGCAGGCCTCTGGGCCAGATGCCCTGCAGTTGCGCATCGCGGTCAGCAACTGGCAACTGGGGCAATGA
- a CDS encoding D-alanyl-D-alanine carboxypeptidase family protein translates to MKKTAAFFAVLLVSGTAYAVVPTPTLPAAPPMPAPQISGVKAAVLIDVNTDQVLLDQNGQASYDPSGLVKLMTAYLLYQAEAQKMLQPDQHVSVSVDAWHAAGSRMFIQPGLPVTIDQLTHGLLIDGGNDAAIAIAQSVAGSVGGFVDLMNREAASMGLTQTHFVNPDGMPTPGQRSTALDIARLARALLVKFPQVEKVAGQASYRYNNITQYNYNPLAGQHGITGLGVGLASANNWDLAVSASQEGRDLVAVILGASSRAVAGTDAAAMLHYGFHGWQQRQVYPAGAVVAQLKRIDWSPETLSVITPKAINVVVPRPSQGKVESRFVAAANLQAPIAANSNVGTLDLLWQGKILKAEPVLAKNAVAKAGWFSRLWHRAQGAL, encoded by the coding sequence ATGAAGAAAACCGCCGCGTTTTTTGCTGTTTTGCTGGTTTCCGGTACTGCCTATGCCGTCGTGCCCACGCCTACTCTGCCCGCAGCACCACCCATGCCAGCACCACAGATTTCCGGCGTCAAGGCGGCGGTGCTGATCGACGTCAATACCGATCAAGTCCTGCTCGACCAGAATGGGCAAGCGAGCTACGACCCGTCGGGCCTGGTCAAGCTGATGACCGCCTATCTCCTCTATCAGGCAGAAGCGCAGAAGATGCTACAACCCGACCAGCACGTCTCAGTAAGCGTCGACGCCTGGCATGCCGCGGGCTCGCGCATGTTCATCCAGCCAGGTCTTCCGGTAACCATCGACCAACTGACCCATGGCCTGCTGATCGACGGGGGCAACGACGCCGCCATTGCCATTGCCCAGTCGGTGGCCGGCAGTGTCGGCGGTTTTGTCGACCTGATGAACCGCGAAGCCGCCAGCATGGGCCTGACCCAAACCCATTTCGTCAATCCCGATGGCATGCCCACACCTGGGCAGCGCAGTACGGCGCTCGACATCGCCCGCCTGGCACGGGCCCTGTTGGTGAAATTCCCGCAGGTCGAGAAAGTCGCGGGGCAGGCAAGTTACCGCTACAACAACATCACCCAGTACAACTACAACCCGTTGGCGGGCCAACACGGCATCACGGGTCTGGGAGTGGGCTTGGCGTCAGCCAACAACTGGGATCTGGCCGTCAGCGCCAGCCAGGAGGGTCGTGACCTGGTGGCGGTAATTCTGGGCGCCAGCTCGCGCGCCGTCGCCGGTACCGACGCCGCGGCCATGTTGCATTACGGTTTCCATGGCTGGCAGCAACGGCAGGTCTATCCCGCCGGCGCGGTAGTGGCACAGCTGAAGCGGATCGACTGGAGCCCGGAAACTCTCTCGGTCATCACCCCCAAAGCGATCAACGTGGTCGTCCCGCGGCCCAGCCAGGGCAAGGTGGAAAGCCGTTTCGTCGCAGCGGCCAATCTGCAGGCCCCGATCGCGGCCAATAGCAACGTGGGCACCCTCGATCTTCTCTGGCAAGGCAAGATCCTGAAAGCGGAACCAGTACTCGCGAAAAATGCGGTGGCCAAGGCCGGTTGGTTCAGTCGTCTCTGGCATCGCGCACAGGGTGCGCTATGA
- the hemA gene encoding glutamyl-tRNA reductase: MRKHHRVVNVTDGTAIFCYGLSHHSAPIEVREKVAFAPDQLAAAHRDILDKNLAREALIISTCNRTEIYTYGGSGPRENRLQQWLADFHGIDAEILTGNSFSYHDAAAVQHLFRVVCGLDSMIIGEPQILGQVKDAYQIAADIDSTGPVLNRLLHWAFRVAKQVRTETAIGAAPVSVAYAAVTLARQLLGSLQSKRVLLIGAGETIELVATHLREHDLDGFHVANRSPERARLLANRLDGQAHPLEDAAALLPSVDLVLSCTASPQVILRSADVQPGLPRERGSLLFLDLAVPRDLDPAIDELDGCYLYTIDDLNDIAQAGMQARREAATEAERIIAQEADGFQQWRDSLEVVPAIRRLREHVEQARRAEVQRFRHYLQQGQDPETVLDAFSKALMNKVLHDPISTLRQPCQEATSEALVASLDILFHLSDAEG; this comes from the coding sequence ATGCGCAAACATCATCGGGTCGTCAATGTCACGGATGGTACCGCCATTTTTTGCTACGGTTTGAGTCATCACAGCGCACCCATTGAGGTTCGCGAGAAAGTCGCATTCGCGCCAGATCAGTTGGCGGCGGCTCACCGGGATATACTGGACAAGAATTTGGCCAGGGAAGCCCTGATCATTTCCACCTGCAACCGCACCGAAATCTATACCTATGGTGGATCGGGACCGCGAGAGAATCGCCTGCAGCAGTGGCTGGCCGATTTTCACGGCATCGACGCCGAGATCTTGACCGGCAACAGCTTCAGTTATCACGATGCAGCGGCGGTACAGCACCTGTTTCGCGTGGTTTGTGGTCTCGACTCCATGATCATTGGTGAACCGCAGATTTTGGGTCAGGTGAAAGACGCCTACCAGATCGCGGCGGACATCGACAGTACCGGGCCCGTCCTCAACCGCTTGCTACACTGGGCCTTCCGTGTCGCCAAGCAGGTGCGTACGGAAACCGCCATCGGCGCGGCGCCGGTGAGCGTGGCCTACGCGGCAGTGACCCTGGCACGACAGTTGTTGGGCTCCCTGCAGAGCAAGCGAGTGCTGCTCATCGGTGCGGGGGAAACCATCGAGCTGGTGGCCACCCACCTGCGCGAACATGACCTGGATGGATTCCACGTCGCCAACCGCAGTCCCGAGCGCGCCCGTCTGCTCGCCAATCGCCTGGATGGTCAAGCACACCCTCTGGAAGACGCGGCTGCCCTGCTTCCCAGCGTCGATCTGGTATTGAGTTGTACCGCCAGTCCGCAAGTGATCCTCCGTTCCGCTGACGTTCAGCCTGGGCTGCCGCGCGAACGTGGCAGTCTGCTCTTCCTCGACCTGGCCGTGCCACGTGATCTTGACCCTGCCATTGACGAGCTGGACGGCTGCTATCTCTATACCATCGACGATCTCAACGACATCGCCCAGGCCGGTATGCAGGCGCGCCGCGAGGCAGCGACCGAGGCCGAACGGATCATTGCGCAAGAGGCCGATGGATTTCAGCAGTGGCGTGACAGCCTGGAGGTGGTTCCGGCCATTCGCCGTTTGCGGGAACACGTCGAGCAGGCCCGGCGCGCTGAAGTTCAGCGCTTTCGCCACTACCTGCAGCAGGGTCAGGACCCCGAAACCGTGCTGGACGCCTTTTCGAAGGCGCTCATGAACAAGGTCCTGCACGACCCGATCTCGACCCTGCGCCAGCCCTGTCAGGAAGCCACCAGCGAGGCCCTGGTCGCCTCGCTCGACATCCTCTTTCATCTCAGCGACGCAGAAGGATGA
- the ispE gene encoding 4-(cytidine 5'-diphospho)-2-C-methyl-D-erythritol kinase encodes MMNAQWYPAPAKLNLMLRVIGQREDGYHFLQSVFQFLDLHDELRFASAPAGVFRSFGGPPGLAPEKELTLRAARLLAERCGVSEGVEITLRKRLPEGGGVGGGSSDAATTLLVLNQLWNCALTRTELMAMGTTLGADVPIFLFGRSAWAEGIGELLQPMPPIPELPYLLVHPGVSVATAEIFRAPELTRQHPPSTISAFLGGIRRTPWNPWSDAVIPSLLNASIGCVPKACGMQD; translated from the coding sequence ATGATGAACGCGCAATGGTATCCGGCACCGGCAAAACTGAATCTGATGTTGCGGGTCATTGGCCAGCGTGAAGATGGCTACCATTTTCTGCAAAGCGTTTTTCAGTTTCTTGACCTGCACGACGAACTCCGCTTTGCTTCGGCGCCTGCCGGGGTGTTTCGTTCCTTTGGCGGGCCGCCAGGTCTGGCGCCGGAAAAGGAATTGACCCTGCGCGCGGCACGCCTCCTGGCCGAGCGCTGCGGCGTGAGCGAGGGCGTGGAGATCACTCTGCGCAAGCGGTTGCCGGAAGGAGGGGGGGTCGGCGGGGGGTCGTCCGATGCTGCCACTACCCTGCTGGTGCTCAACCAGCTCTGGAATTGCGCCCTGACGCGAACGGAGTTGATGGCTATGGGTACCACGCTCGGTGCCGATGTGCCGATCTTCCTTTTTGGCCGCAGCGCGTGGGCGGAGGGCATCGGCGAGCTCCTCCAGCCCATGCCGCCCATCCCGGAGCTCCCGTACCTCCTCGTACATCCAGGCGTATCCGTTGCCACCGCTGAAATTTTTCGCGCCCCCGAATTGACACGCCAACACCCGCCCAGCACAATATCGGCGTTTTTGGGGGGGATCAGGAGAACACCCTGGAACCCTTGGTCCGACGCCGTTATCCCGTCATTGCTGAATGCATCGATTGGTTGCGTGCCCAAGGCCTGCGGAATGCAAGATTGA
- a CDS encoding transglycosylase domain-containing protein, whose protein sequence is MSATPFFRQRSWRFWLVFVVLFVLVDAAIAVGFWTYRIYQELPPVQALEHWHPAEPLRIYANNGKLLQVIGPQLRYALPLRQVPKRLQEAFIAAENSKFYSHNPLYYPVSFPGIIRAAWVDLLHWGPVQGASTITEQVARNFYLTPKKTITRKVAEILLAYKLAQHLDRAQILDLYVNKIYLGEGAYGVQAAAETYYGKTVSQLSLGEMATLAGLPAAPSVFNPIASPASAKTRRDYVLRRMARLGFISEEAAQRAMAEPIRARYHAPASNLAPYATDWIRSWLEKHFGPDFTYRSGLRVYTSIDPRDQQAASQDVAIGLENYAMGLDSMDPKAWRGPIAQLRGQMLQAALHGQRPPMLPDFDPANLRWAVVETVDAQKAQIKIEGQRQAELRLRDVAWARLRPNGQRPTGVNQVLAAGDLIWVRHYVAAATEGTGNPVWGTRVWHAVPHAGWQLAQIPHVQGALVSLNSHSGAILALVGGFSYELSHFDRALYSYRQPGSGFKPFVYASVIDAPTLLASGHKGYYTPVSLIADTPLIIHLADGQIYAPTNYSRTFSKVPFPIWEDLADSHNVPSVRLLMDVGIPYAKTYVQRFGFPAKQVPATPSMVLGAGDFTPLQMARAYATFSSGGFLPHPYLIRKVITANGTQVALLHCPLAYRAPARQTVIPRGWPI, encoded by the coding sequence ATGTCTGCGACTCCCTTCTTCCGCCAGCGCAGCTGGCGGTTCTGGCTGGTCTTTGTCGTCCTTTTCGTATTGGTGGACGCCGCCATCGCCGTTGGGTTCTGGACCTATCGCATCTACCAGGAACTTCCTCCAGTACAAGCGTTGGAACATTGGCATCCGGCCGAGCCACTACGCATCTATGCCAATAACGGTAAGCTCCTGCAGGTCATCGGCCCGCAGTTGCGCTACGCCTTGCCTCTCCGCCAGGTTCCGAAGCGCCTGCAGGAAGCTTTCATCGCCGCCGAAAACTCCAAGTTCTACAGCCACAATCCGCTGTATTATCCGGTCAGCTTTCCCGGCATCATTCGCGCTGCCTGGGTGGATCTCCTCCATTGGGGACCGGTGCAGGGAGCGAGCACGATTACCGAGCAGGTCGCCCGCAATTTTTACCTGACTCCGAAAAAGACCATCACCCGCAAGGTGGCAGAGATCCTCCTTGCCTACAAGCTGGCCCAACATCTGGATCGCGCGCAGATCCTCGATCTCTACGTCAACAAGATCTATCTGGGCGAGGGAGCCTACGGAGTACAGGCGGCCGCCGAAACCTATTACGGCAAGACGGTCTCGCAACTGAGTTTGGGCGAAATGGCGACTCTGGCGGGTTTGCCAGCTGCCCCATCGGTATTCAACCCTATCGCTTCGCCGGCCTCGGCCAAGACGCGCCGCGACTATGTACTGCGCCGCATGGCAAGACTGGGGTTCATCAGTGAGGAGGCCGCGCAACGAGCCATGGCCGAGCCAATTCGCGCCCGCTACCACGCCCCTGCAAGCAACTTGGCCCCTTATGCCACCGACTGGATCCGTAGCTGGCTGGAGAAGCATTTTGGCCCCGACTTTACCTACCGCAGTGGCCTGCGGGTCTACACCAGCATCGATCCGCGAGATCAGCAGGCAGCCAGCCAGGATGTGGCGATTGGCTTGGAGAATTACGCCATGGGTCTCGATAGCATGGACCCCAAGGCCTGGCGCGGTCCAATTGCGCAACTGCGCGGCCAGATGCTGCAGGCCGCTCTGCACGGGCAGCGCCCCCCCATGTTGCCGGACTTCGACCCGGCCAACTTGCGCTGGGCGGTGGTGGAAACAGTCGATGCGCAGAAAGCGCAGATCAAGATCGAGGGGCAACGGCAGGCCGAACTCCGTCTCCGGGACGTTGCCTGGGCCCGATTACGGCCCAATGGCCAGCGGCCGACGGGGGTGAATCAGGTGCTTGCAGCAGGTGATCTCATCTGGGTCCGGCACTATGTCGCCGCGGCGACGGAAGGAACGGGTAACCCCGTCTGGGGTACCAGGGTCTGGCACGCTGTACCCCACGCCGGCTGGCAGCTGGCGCAGATCCCGCACGTCCAGGGGGCCTTGGTTTCGCTGAATAGTCACAGCGGCGCCATCCTTGCCTTGGTCGGCGGCTTCAGCTACGAACTCAGTCATTTTGATCGCGCCCTGTATTCTTACCGGCAACCGGGATCCGGTTTCAAGCCCTTCGTCTATGCCTCGGTCATCGACGCTCCTACACTGCTCGCCAGTGGTCACAAGGGCTATTACACCCCGGTTTCCTTGATTGCCGACACCCCCCTGATCATCCATCTGGCGGACGGGCAGATCTACGCACCCACCAACTATAGTCGCACCTTTTCCAAGGTTCCCTTCCCGATCTGGGAGGATCTCGCCGACTCCCACAACGTGCCGAGTGTGCGCCTGCTCATGGATGTGGGCATCCCTTATGCGAAAACCTATGTGCAGCGCTTCGGCTTTCCCGCTAAACAGGTGCCGGCAACCCCTTCGATGGTGCTCGGTGCCGGCGATTTCACGCCCCTGCAGATGGCACGCGCCTACGCCACCTTCTCCAGCGGCGGCTTTCTCCCTCACCCCTATCTCATTCGCAAGGTGATCACCGCCAATGGCACGCAAGTGGCGCTTCTGCACTGCCCGTTGGCCTATCGGGCACCCGCCCGTCAGACGGTCATCCCCCGGGGGTGGCCTATCTGA
- the prmC gene encoding peptide chain release factor N(5)-glutamine methyltransferase, giving the protein MTPEIPTSGDSLRHWLAWLRTQLAAHSDAPEQEAHWLLEEVLDSSTALWSHPQAPLGEARRGHLLALLARRVGGEPLPYCLGHWSFMELDLRIDRRALIPRPDTETLVRWALEHLPNKGAVLDLGTGCGAIILALAQARPDLDHWAVDRSEDALALARQNGAALGLPVRWCIGDWCQALPAEQRFSLVLSNPPYLAVDDAHLSELSAEPISALVAGETGLEAYQAILAGVVHHLEPQARIAFEHGHEQGPWLRQLLREHGWEEVETHRDLAGRERVSSAVWGTPYA; this is encoded by the coding sequence ATGACGCCTGAGATTCCAACGTCCGGGGATTCTTTACGGCACTGGCTTGCCTGGCTCCGCACCCAGCTTGCGGCCCACAGCGATGCGCCGGAGCAAGAAGCCCACTGGCTCCTGGAGGAAGTCTTGGACAGCAGCACCGCACTCTGGAGCCATCCCCAGGCGCCTCTGGGAGAAGCGCGCCGCGGCCACTTGTTGGCGCTGCTGGCCCGGCGCGTGGGCGGCGAGCCTCTACCCTATTGTCTCGGCCACTGGTCGTTCATGGAACTCGACCTGCGCATCGATCGGCGCGCGCTCATTCCCCGCCCGGATACGGAAACCCTCGTGCGTTGGGCCCTGGAGCATCTGCCCAACAAGGGCGCTGTGCTGGATCTCGGCACCGGTTGCGGCGCCATCATCCTCGCCCTCGCCCAGGCGCGACCGGATCTGGACCACTGGGCGGTGGACCGAAGCGAGGACGCTCTGGCCCTTGCCCGCCAGAATGGGGCTGCCTTGGGGCTGCCGGTGCGCTGGTGTATCGGAGATTGGTGTCAGGCCTTGCCTGCGGAGCAGCGTTTCTCCCTGGTATTGAGTAATCCCCCCTATCTGGCGGTCGACGATGCCCATCTGTCCGAACTGAGCGCTGAGCCCATCAGCGCCCTGGTAGCCGGAGAGACCGGGCTGGAAGCCTACCAGGCGATCCTCGCCGGAGTCGTCCACCACCTGGAGCCACAGGCACGCATCGCATTCGAACACGGCCACGAGCAAGGGCCGTGGCTACGTCAGCTCTTGCGCGAGCATGGTTGGGAGGAGGTGGAGACGCATCGGGATTTGGCTGGTCGCGAGCGCGTGAGCAGCGCCGTCTGGGGCACTCCATATGCCTGA